From a single Brassica napus cultivar Da-Ae chromosome C9, Da-Ae, whole genome shotgun sequence genomic region:
- the LOC106416731 gene encoding uncharacterized protein LOC106416731 isoform X1: MRHCVMRLPAVARAATEMASALVGLRCLFCSLRLRGWSGCLVPSESYFLAKSLKRMARVKASVLFSSIRSSLLSLLVLPPTALWLMARNCLWPKFINKGERAAMSGNQEFTNVYVKNLLESVTEDFLHTMFSQCGTVSSVVVMRDGTLELVLDMMQSKAKMGLDFAKLVMVGLDAAGKTTILYKLKLGEIVTTIPIIDKLFFSICEMSIYHKPITIYLLTGFNVETVEYRNISFIVWDVGGQDKIRPLWKYYFQNTQGLIFVVDSNDRDRVVEARDELHRMLNEVTVGGTLSWKLLWLWGRYWHWWSLSLHNMISGSKNSRVAIFENRENVEIQFAKYIYPDF; encoded by the exons ATGCGTCACTGTGTGATGAGGCTCCCTGCAGTGGCGAGAGCAGCGACAGAAATGGCTTCGGCTCTGGTTGGATTGAGATGTTTGTTCTGTTCTCTTCGTCTCCG AGGTTGGAGCGGATGTTTAGTCCCTTCGGAGTCATACTTTCTTGCAAAGTCGCTGAAGAGAATGGCTAGAGTAAAGGCTTCGGTTTTGTTCAGTTCGATACGGAGCAGTCTGCTGTCGCTGCTCGTCTTGCCTCCCACGGCTCTATGGTTGATGGCAAGAAACT GTTTGTGGCCTAAGTTCATTAACAAGGGCGAAAGAGCAGCTATGTCTGGGAATCAAGAGTTCACAAACGTTTACGTGAAGAATCTGCTCGAGAGTGTTACAGAGGATTTTCTCCATACGATGTTTTCTCAATGTGGGACGGTCTCTAGTGTTGTGGTTATGAGGGATGGTACGCTTGAGCTAGTTCTGGATATGATGCAGAG TAAAGCAAAGATGGGGTTAGATTTTGCCAAGCTTGTGATGGTTGGTCTTGATGCTGCTGGCAAGACCACTATTTTGTACAAGCTCAAGCTCGGAGAGATTGTCACCACCATCCCCATTATTGATAAGCTGTTTTTTTCGATTTGTGAAATGAGTATATATCATAAACCAATAACTATCTATCTTCTTACAGGTTTCAATGTGGAAACTGTGGAGTACAGAAACATCAGTTTCATAGTATGGGATGTTGGGGGTCAAGACAAG ATCCGTCCCTTGTGGAAGTACTACTTCCAGAACACTCAGGGTCTGATCTTTGTCGTGGACAGCAACGACAGAGATAGAGTTGTTGAGGCTAGAGATGAACTGCACAGGATGCTTAATGAGGTCACTG TTGGTGGAACTCTTTCGTGGAAACTCTTATGGCTTTGGGGAAGATACTGGCATTGGTGGAGTCTTTCCCTGCACAACATGATTAGCGGATCCAAGAATAGTCGTGTCGCAATCTTT GAAAATCGAGAAAATGTAGAAATTCAGTTTGCAAAGTACATATATCCTGATTTTTGA
- the LOC106416731 gene encoding uncharacterized protein LOC106416731 isoform X3, with translation MARVKASVLFSSIRSSLLSLLVLPPTALWLMARNCLWPKFINKGERAAMSGNQEFTNVYVKNLLESVTEDFLHTMFSQCGTVSSVVVMRDGTLELVLDMMQSKAKMGLDFAKLVMVGLDAAGKTTILYKLKLGEIVTTIPIIDKLFFSICEMSIYHKPITIYLLTGFNVETVEYRNISFIVWDVGGQDKIRPLWKYYFQNTQGLIFVVDSNDRDRVVEARDELHRMLNEVTVGGTLSWKLLWLWGRYWHWWSLSLHNMISGSKNSRVAIFENRENVEIQFAKYIYPDF, from the exons ATGGCTAGAGTAAAGGCTTCGGTTTTGTTCAGTTCGATACGGAGCAGTCTGCTGTCGCTGCTCGTCTTGCCTCCCACGGCTCTATGGTTGATGGCAAGAAACT GTTTGTGGCCTAAGTTCATTAACAAGGGCGAAAGAGCAGCTATGTCTGGGAATCAAGAGTTCACAAACGTTTACGTGAAGAATCTGCTCGAGAGTGTTACAGAGGATTTTCTCCATACGATGTTTTCTCAATGTGGGACGGTCTCTAGTGTTGTGGTTATGAGGGATGGTACGCTTGAGCTAGTTCTGGATATGATGCAGAG TAAAGCAAAGATGGGGTTAGATTTTGCCAAGCTTGTGATGGTTGGTCTTGATGCTGCTGGCAAGACCACTATTTTGTACAAGCTCAAGCTCGGAGAGATTGTCACCACCATCCCCATTATTGATAAGCTGTTTTTTTCGATTTGTGAAATGAGTATATATCATAAACCAATAACTATCTATCTTCTTACAGGTTTCAATGTGGAAACTGTGGAGTACAGAAACATCAGTTTCATAGTATGGGATGTTGGGGGTCAAGACAAG ATCCGTCCCTTGTGGAAGTACTACTTCCAGAACACTCAGGGTCTGATCTTTGTCGTGGACAGCAACGACAGAGATAGAGTTGTTGAGGCTAGAGATGAACTGCACAGGATGCTTAATGAGGTCACTG TTGGTGGAACTCTTTCGTGGAAACTCTTATGGCTTTGGGGAAGATACTGGCATTGGTGGAGTCTTTCCCTGCACAACATGATTAGCGGATCCAAGAATAGTCGTGTCGCAATCTTT GAAAATCGAGAAAATGTAGAAATTCAGTTTGCAAAGTACATATATCCTGATTTTTGA
- the LOC106416731 gene encoding uncharacterized protein LOC106416731 isoform X2, with amino-acid sequence MRHCVMRLPAVARAATEMASALVGLRCLFCSLRLRGWSGCLVPSESYFLAKSLKRMARVKASVLFSSIRSSLLSLLVLPPTALWLMARNCLWPKFINKGERAAMSGNQEFTNVYVKNLLESVTEDFLHTMFSQCGTVSSVVVMRDGTLELVLDMMQSKAKMGLDFAKLVMVGLDAAGKTTILYKLKLGEIVTTIPIIDKLFFSICEMSIYHKPITIYLLTGFNVETVEYRNISFIVWDVGGQDKIRPLWKYYFQNTQGLIFVVDSNDRDRVVEARDELHRMLNEVTGKSRKCRNSVCKVHIS; translated from the exons ATGCGTCACTGTGTGATGAGGCTCCCTGCAGTGGCGAGAGCAGCGACAGAAATGGCTTCGGCTCTGGTTGGATTGAGATGTTTGTTCTGTTCTCTTCGTCTCCG AGGTTGGAGCGGATGTTTAGTCCCTTCGGAGTCATACTTTCTTGCAAAGTCGCTGAAGAGAATGGCTAGAGTAAAGGCTTCGGTTTTGTTCAGTTCGATACGGAGCAGTCTGCTGTCGCTGCTCGTCTTGCCTCCCACGGCTCTATGGTTGATGGCAAGAAACT GTTTGTGGCCTAAGTTCATTAACAAGGGCGAAAGAGCAGCTATGTCTGGGAATCAAGAGTTCACAAACGTTTACGTGAAGAATCTGCTCGAGAGTGTTACAGAGGATTTTCTCCATACGATGTTTTCTCAATGTGGGACGGTCTCTAGTGTTGTGGTTATGAGGGATGGTACGCTTGAGCTAGTTCTGGATATGATGCAGAG TAAAGCAAAGATGGGGTTAGATTTTGCCAAGCTTGTGATGGTTGGTCTTGATGCTGCTGGCAAGACCACTATTTTGTACAAGCTCAAGCTCGGAGAGATTGTCACCACCATCCCCATTATTGATAAGCTGTTTTTTTCGATTTGTGAAATGAGTATATATCATAAACCAATAACTATCTATCTTCTTACAGGTTTCAATGTGGAAACTGTGGAGTACAGAAACATCAGTTTCATAGTATGGGATGTTGGGGGTCAAGACAAG ATCCGTCCCTTGTGGAAGTACTACTTCCAGAACACTCAGGGTCTGATCTTTGTCGTGGACAGCAACGACAGAGATAGAGTTGTTGAGGCTAGAGATGAACTGCACAGGATGCTTAATGAGGTCACTG GAAAATCGAGAAAATGTAGAAATTCAGTTTGCAAAGTACATATATCCTGA